Proteins from a genomic interval of Rhizoctonia solani chromosome 12, complete sequence:
- a CDS encoding phosphorylase b kinase regulatory subunit beta, translating to MADINACIIKAINQHRQSDSVYFSSRDKLASWDFCLLLRIVSCTVVDSVASPPDLRMCGTHLAGHIELFTALESAYLSKSFADLVHHPSVIALVTTAKEAEDDTDMEPSGPRAKSSSNGSLQTAFEEPYLGVAHTRFIAALEYYSSYGDNKKPYMKSISVIQSSGMGKSRMVEEAAKTVFTIPANIREPLPEGQKTYPPPDIKLRAYFMDHERKSDKLLQAEYAILLKHIFATAKSKFAYARDYRMNKSLTLAAAWADYLNQDQTPEEVGTERRALYDQAVGAAITERLMIATDRYDSNGVRFQELKGSVSLYSLFRIRKNACFFYFDEAHCLTAQPAILTEWRTRNPYHNLGSVLSELVGQPIFFIFLSTNSHIQKFDPPVGSYPSLRVYKGTYLIPPFTELPFDIFANQTLQELSKSNQPWSLENACTVGVMSSMGRPMWFVHHKLWNDQKSTGEKPLVDHVISFARMKLTAGAADSTPEAELAALSARIGLTFESISPTAREMESRQVELYMRIRV from the exons ATGGCTGATATCAATGCTTGCATTATAAAGGCCATAAATCAGCATCGTCAATCAGATTCGGTCTATTTTTCTTCTCGAGATAAGCTTGCATCTTGGGATTTCTGCTTGCTGCTGAGGATTGTCTCATGCACGGTCGTAGACTCCGTGGCATCACCGCCTGACCTGAGAATGTGTGGCACGCATCTAGCTGGTCATATCGAGCTGTTTACTGCCCTCGAATCTGCGTATCTATCCAAATCATTTGCAGATCTGGTTCACCATC CATCGGTTATCGCATTGGTTACCACAGCTAAAGAAGCTGAGGACGATACGGACATGGAGCCCAGTGGTCCACGCGCAAAAAGCTCCAGCAACGGAA GCTTGCAAACCGCTTTCGAGGAGCCCTATCTCGGAGTTGCACATACACGCTTTATTGCCGCACTGGAATACTATTCCAGCTATGGAGACAACAAGAAGCCGTATATGAAGTCTATATCAGTTATTCAATCGTCGGGCATGGGCAAATCCCGCATGGTAGAAGAAGCAGCGAAGACTGTGTTTACCATCCCTGCCAATATACGTGAGCCACTTCCCGAGGGTCAAAAAA CGTATCCTCCTCCCGACATCAAACTTCGTGCATACTTTATGGATCATGAAAGAAAAAGCGACAAGCTGCTTCAAGCAGAATATGCTATCCTCCTGAAGCACATATTTGCTACCGCCAAGTCCAAGTTTGCATATGCTCGAGACTACCGAATGAACAAAAGCCTGACTCTGGCGGCCGCTTGGGCCGATTACCTCAACCAAGATCAGACCCCTGAGGAAGTGGGTACTGAGCGTCGAGCACTTTACGATCAAGCGGTTGGTGCAGCCATCACA GAAAGGTTGATGATTGCGACTGACAGATATGATTCCAATGGCGTTAGATTTCAAGAGCTAAAGGGCTCCGTGTCGCTTTACAGTTTATTCAGGA TTAGAAAAAACGCATGCTTTTTCTACTTCGATGAAGCCCATTGTCTCACCGCGCAGCCTGCAATCCTTACAGAATGGCGCACCCGTAACCCGTACCACAACTTGGGCTCAGTCCTGTCAGAACTTGTCGGTCAACCTATCTTTTTTATTTTTCTCTCGACCAATTCCCACATTCAGAAATTTGATCCACCGGTTGGGTCATATCCTTCACTTCGTGTTTACAAGGGCACATACCTTATCCCCCCTTTTACAGAGCTTCCGTTCGATATATTCGCCAATCAAACGCTCCAAGAATTGAGTAAATCAAACCAGCCTTGGTCTCTGGAAAATGCTTGCACAGTAGGCGTAATGTCGAGTATGGGACGAcctat GTGGTTCGTACACCACAAATTATGGAATGACCAAAAGAGCACAGGAGAAAAACCACTGGTTGACCATGTCATATCCTTTGCTCGCATGAAACTCACTGCCGGAGCTGCTGATTCTACTCCTGAGGCTGAACTTGCTGCCCTCAGTGCCCGGATCGGACTCACTTTTGAATCAATTAGTCCGACCGCTCGTGAAATGGAGTCCCGGCAAGTCGAGCTATACATGCGTATT CGCGTGTAA